The following DNA comes from Corynebacterium lizhenjunii.
CGGCAGGGAACCTTTTGGCGGTTGGCGCAGTCAAATATAGGTGAGAAAGCGCAATACAGCTTTCCACCGCACACCGGGGGATTCGGGGGAGTATCACTTCCACCTCCACACCCCGGTCGCACCCTGCGGCCGGGATTCACACACTAGGACAAGTGCTGGCTAGCCGGTACTTGGGAAGGAAGACACAGATGTCCGCATTGTTTAGGACTGAAGCCGATGTCATGGTTTCCACCGCTGGTCGGGTGGATTCCACAAATAATGAAGTCCAGGGGGAACTCACCCGCTTGCAGGGAGTGGTCGATACCGTTCGGGGCTCCTGGGCCGGCAGCGCACAGGTCTCCTTTGACAACCTGATGCAGCGCTACAACACCGCAGCTCAGCAGCTGCGGGAGGCTCTGACCTCCATCAGTGACAACATTCGTTCAAATGCCCGCAACTTCGACTCCACGGAGTCTGAAAACGCCCAGGCATTCAGCAACGTCGGCGGCGCTGGGCTGGCTTTGTAACTCCGCCGGTCTAGCCGCTCCTATCTACTCATCTCCATAGAAAGGGAAACCGTATGTCTGCCATCAAATATGAATTTGGCGCAATCTCTACCGCTGCAGCGGATATTAACTCCACCTCCGGGCGGATCAATGGGCTGTTGGGGGACCTCAAGTCCGTCATCGCCCCCATGGCCGCTACGTGGGAGGGCGAGTCGGCTGCCGCGTACCAGCAGGCCCAAGATAAATGGGACCGTGCCGCAGCAGAGCTCAACACCGTCTTGGCTACCATTTCCCGCACTGTTGCCGATAGCAATGATCGCATGTCGGACGTTAACCGGCGGGCAGCTGCTAGCTGGGGATAGTCGCAGAGTCGTCTGAGCCTGCACGTGGTGGAGTTCCTATAGGACTGGGGGAGTTCGCGAAGCAGAAACCCCACCACGTAGCAGGCCAGGCACCAAGGTCATCCACTGAGCTGATCTAGCTAACCGAGCCCCGGCCATCCACATGGCGCAGGATCGCAGTCCGCTAGGGCTGCGGGTTCCACGCAGTACTGGGAGGTCGGGGCTGATTTTGGTGGCTTGCTAGCCTTCAGGTACCCCTGTGTGGGGGGGCTGCGCGAAAACGTGAACGCCGCGTGGGAAGGTCGGGTAGCCTGTGTGGAAACTTTTTCACTGACACCCACGACATTAGGAGGATCGCATGACAGTGTATTCGGCCATAATGGCAGCTGCGTGGGGAATTGGCGGGGTATTGCTGCTGTGGATGGGAGCAAAATCCGCCAAGGGGCAGTTGCCGCGCAACGCCTTCGCGGGCATTCGTACCACCACCATGATGGCTAGCGATGAGGCCTGGGTGGTCGGACATAAAGCTGCGGCTGGTTACTTCACGGGAATTGGTATTGTGCTGGTCATCGCTGCGATTGCTTGCCTAGTGGTGGATGACTCCATCATTGGGTGGATCAGTATCCCCGTGGTTGTGGTGTTGCTGGTTGGCGTGCTCTTAGCCACGCGCAAGGCCAATGTGGCCGTGGCGCAGTTGCCCGAGTCCAGCGCATAAAGCCTGTTACCTCGATGAGGGGTGGCAGTGGTGGCTAGGGTTTTGCGGGCTTTGCAGCAGATGGTTGGGTAGTTTGAGGATGAGGGTCTGAGCCGGCGGAGCCGCGTTCCATGCGCATTTAACTGTTCAATCCGCCTTAAAGACGCACCGATGCAATGTCGCCAACCTTGGTAAAGGCCGCGCTAGCGGCAGCCAGAACGCATATAAAGAAGATCCCGGTTGTAAGGGGACCCGCGGATTCGTACAGGAAACCTGCGAGGGCGTTACCGATGGGCATCATCACCATGGCAGAAGTCGACAAGATGGCGGTGCAGCGCCCTTGGAACTCGTGAGGTACCGACTGGATAAAGAAGCCACTGCAGGGGGCGTTGAAGTTGGGGCGCGACCCCTGGATTGTGGACACGGAATTATGGGTTAAGCTACAGCATTTAGGATAGCGCATGTAGCTGCTTCGAATTGTATGGGGGACATGTATTTGCACCAGGAGTGTCGTCGCTTGGTGTTGTATCTGACGCACCAGGCAAAGACTTGCCTGCGGGCCTGGTCGACTGAGGCGAAGCATCGTCGATTACGCAGTACTTCACGCTTGAGGGTGGCGTTAAACGACTCCGCTAGAGCATTATCGGCACTCGTTCCCACCGCACCCATGGACTGGATAACTCCCAGGTCGCGGCAGCTTTGTTGAAACTCTTTCGAGGTATAGACACTGCCGTGGTCACTGTGGAAGATCGCCCCAGCAAGGCTTCCGCGCTGCCTGAGTGCTTCCTCCAGGGCATCGATGGCCAACTCGCTACGCATGTGATCAGCAATAGAAAACCCGACCAGCCTGCGTGAATAGCAGTCGATGACGGTCGCGAGATACAGATTTGTTCCTCCTTGGATAGGCAGGTAAGTGATATCGCCAACAAGCAAACGATTAGTCTCATCAGCACGGAAACGCCTTTTGACCAGGTCCGGGAATACCCGGCGGGAAGAAGCGGACACCGTGGTTTTCACACGGCGCTTCTTACTAAACCCGTACAGGCCTAATTTCTTCATCACCCGGGCCACGCGCTTGTGGTTGACTGGGCTACTGTCGTCGCGCTCGGAGAGCTCAGCTGCAATTCGTTTGGCTCCGTAGAGGCCTTTTTCCTCATCAAAGACCTCACGGATTTGCCTGCCAAGTGCTTCATCAGCACTCCTGCGAGCCAGACGCTTCGGCTTGGCCTTCTTCCATGCGTAATACGACGACCGGTGTACGTCGAGCACCTGACACATCCGCTTTACCGAATACCGGTGGGTATGGTCATCGATGAACTTGAAGCGGATTACGAGTTCATCTCCTTGGCGAAATATAAGGTGGCCCTGCGCAAGATATCGCGTTCTTCTTCGACGATGGCCAGCTTCTTTTCAAGCTGCCGGATCCGTTCAGCATCACCAACCTGCCGGGCACGGGCCTGCTCACGGCTACGACGAGCGCGCTTGCCGGTGCCGTACTTGTCGACCCAGTTCGCTAGGGAATTTCGGTTAATACCAAGATCTGCAGCAATGGAATTGAAGGAGCCTTCCATAGAGTTCTCGTAGACCGCGACAGCATCGCGCTTGAACTGCTCAGAATACGTCTTACGGGGCATGGTCACACAGTACCTCTCTCCGGCTAGCAACCGGGGTTAGCCCATGTCCACTCCAAGGGGGTCAGGCCCTTGGGCAAAAAGAGGCCAGCTAACACCATTCCGGCAATGATTAACCACAGGCCTGCCGGGGAGGGCAACAGAGGATTTATTACGGTGGCCCCAAGAGAAACTGAGAAAAGGACCATTGATGTCAGCAGCATGGGGCCTGCAGGTGTACTCTCCACTAGTTTGCCGGCCACGATGGCGCCAACTAAGCCTGCTATGCCGATACCCGCTTGGTACGTACCCAGCGCAGTCGTGCTAAGGTCCGCGTACTTCAAACTCAGTAGAGACAACGTGGTTATCCCTGCGAAGGAAAAGTTGAGCAGGGGACTATACCAGCCGATCGCAAAGAGCTGTTTTTGGCTTTTGAGCCACTCCCAGGCGGGACGCAAAGGCGGGGTTTGCGCGGGTGTATCGAGCTGAGTTTTGGGCTGGGGACGGATGAGCAGGAGGCACCCCAACACCCAGACGAAGCTGGCTGCATCGGCCCAAAACGGGGCGTGGTTGGAATGCGCAAGCAACAGGCCCGCGATTGGAGGGCCTGCGATAACGCCGATTGAATAGCGGCCCTGATTGACGGCCATGGCCTTGGCCAACAAATCAGGGGGCACTATCTCCTTGAGGAAGGCACGCTCCGCAGTGCCGAAGGCGGAATTCACCGCACCAAGGACCAGTGCCCCTAAAGCAAAGAGAAGGACCGGCGATGTGCCAGTCAGTGACCCGCCGGCCAGCGGCTCGGAGTACGGCGATCCCTCAGGTAAGGATTCCGTGGCTGGGCCAGCACCAGCGCTGTCAGATATGGCCGCCCACACGCACAGCAGCGAACCCACGAGCCCGATGGTCACAGCAACACGCAGAATCAGCAGCCGTGGAAAGCGGTCCACTAAGCGCCCGATGGGCAAACCAAAGACCACCATGCTCAGCACAAAGAGCCCGGAAACGAAACTGGCCGTAGTCGGAGAATTGGTCACGTTGAGTACGGCCAGGAAGAGCGCAAAGGTGGTGATCTGATTGCCAATGACGCTAACAGTTTGCCCGGACATTAGCAGCCGATAGTCGCGATTGTGCCACAGCGACATCACTGGA
Coding sequences within:
- a CDS encoding WXG100 family type VII secretion target; protein product: MSALFRTEADVMVSTAGRVDSTNNEVQGELTRLQGVVDTVRGSWAGSAQVSFDNLMQRYNTAAQQLREALTSISDNIRSNARNFDSTESENAQAFSNVGGAGLAL
- a CDS encoding WXG100 family type VII secretion target; amino-acid sequence: MSAIKYEFGAISTAAADINSTSGRINGLLGDLKSVIAPMAATWEGESAAAYQQAQDKWDRAAAELNTVLATISRTVADSNDRMSDVNRRAAASWG
- a CDS encoding SdpI family protein, translated to MTVYSAIMAAAWGIGGVLLLWMGAKSAKGQLPRNAFAGIRTTTMMASDEAWVVGHKAAAGYFTGIGIVLVIAAIACLVVDDSIIGWISIPVVVVLLVGVLLATRKANVAVAQLPESSA
- a CDS encoding IS3 family transposase (programmed frameshift) encodes the protein MPRKTYSEQFKRDAVAVYENSMEGSFNSIAADLGINRNSLANWVDKYGTGKRARRSREQARARQVGDAERIRQLEKKLAIVEEERDILRRATLYFGQGDELVIRFKFIDDHTHRYSVKRMCQVLDVHRSSYYAWKKAKPKRLARRSADEALGRQIREVFDEEKGLYGAKRIAAELSERDDSSPVNHKRVARVMKKLGLYGFSKKRRVKTTVSASSRRVFPDLVKRRFRADETNRLLVGDITYLPIQGGTNLYLATVIDCYSRRLVGFSIADHMRSELAIDALEEALRQRGSLAGAIFHSDHGSVYTSKEFQQSCRDLGVIQSMGAVGTSADNALAESFNATLKREVLRNRRCFASVDQARRQVFAWCVRYNTKRRHSWCKYMSPIQFEAATCAILNAVA
- a CDS encoding MFS transporter; its protein translation is MSLWHNRDYRLLMSGQTVSVIGNQITTFALFLAVLNVTNSPTTASFVSGLFVLSMVVFGLPIGRLVDRFPRLLILRVAVTIGLVGSLLCVWAAISDSAGAGPATESLPEGSPYSEPLAGGSLTGTSPVLLFALGALVLGAVNSAFGTAERAFLKEIVPPDLLAKAMAVNQGRYSIGVIAGPPIAGLLLAHSNHAPFWADAASFVWVLGCLLLIRPQPKTQLDTPAQTPPLRPAWEWLKSQKQLFAIGWYSPLLNFSFAGITTLSLLSLKYADLSTTALGTYQAGIGIAGLVGAIVAGKLVESTPAGPMLLTSMVLFSVSLGATVINPLLPSPAGLWLIIAGMVLAGLFLPKGLTPLEWTWANPGC